One Thiocapsa sp. genomic window carries:
- a CDS encoding DUF2062 domain-containing protein — translation MKRWLKRNLPAAGSIRANRHFGVFGQLLHDPNLWHLNRHSVSGATAIGLFVMFLPPLGQSLIAAWAAIVLRVNLPIAVVVCWISNPVTIPPMFYFAYRLGCWMLGIEPGHFALEYWLDWRHWIAVIWPLMLGSLACAILCSGLGYLTVQTLWRWHLMRRIRERRERYRASASRDNRPSSNRQT, via the coding sequence GTGAAACGATGGCTCAAGCGAAACCTACCTGCGGCCGGCAGCATCCGGGCCAATCGCCATTTCGGCGTCTTCGGCCAACTCCTGCATGACCCCAACCTCTGGCACCTGAACCGTCACTCGGTCTCGGGTGCCACCGCGATCGGTCTCTTCGTGATGTTTCTGCCGCCGCTCGGCCAGTCGCTGATCGCCGCCTGGGCAGCCATCGTCCTGCGTGTGAACCTGCCGATCGCGGTGGTGGTGTGCTGGATCTCCAATCCGGTCACCATTCCGCCCATGTTCTATTTCGCCTACCGCCTCGGCTGCTGGATGCTCGGCATCGAGCCCGGTCATTTCGCGCTGGAGTACTGGTTGGACTGGCGCCATTGGATCGCGGTGATCTGGCCGTTGATGCTCGGCAGTCTGGCCTGCGCGATCCTCTGCTCCGGACTCGGTTATCTGACCGTCCAGACGCTCTGGCGCTGGCATCTGATGCGCCGGATCCGCGAGCGACGGGAACGCTACCGGGCGTCGGCGTCGCGCGACAACCGCCCGTCGTCCAATCGCCAGACCTGA
- a CDS encoding DNA internalization-related competence protein ComEC/Rec2 has product MTRSTTAAGLAFASGVAVVYLLPGLPPLAPIGLVIVAFGLAAWRWRLLRLPFWLMLGAFWAHWNACLLLCSPFPDALARAPLVVEGRIASIPTDSGLARRFLFEVERARHEGEHIPFTGLVRLSWYDDAPPLRAGEQWRLPVRLKPRHGFANPGTFDFERWLFEQGVQATGNLRRGEPPQRLDAGAGRYWLDRRRQGLAEHLARVLDGAPALPLVQALVIGDRSGFDQDDWEVMTRTGTNHLVAISGLHVGLIAGAVFFLVRWLWSRSAGLTAAFAAPRAAAVGGMIAALGYAGLAGFAVSTQRALVMIAVVFAALVWQRTLRPYHALVLALVGVLLVDPGAVLSPGFWLSFGAVAVLLFSLGHRLPSRALWTRWGRAQWAVGIGLLPLLFLLFGRASLIAPPVNLVAVPLFSLILLPLVLVTSLLSLLPGVGAVSAWPLQWTAHLLGWCLDGLAWIAALPWAAMMLPERPLWVWLAAGAGAALMLAPRGLPGRWLGLLLVVPMFALRTPHPGDGEAWFTLLDVGLGLSAVVRTREGTLLYDTGPGFPSGFDTGSAVVAPFLAAQGVRRIERLVVSHADRDHAGGLAGLAKRIPIDRIDSGEPARLGVPGVEPCRAGEGWDWSGVSFRFIHPPDAEFRGNDASCVLRVETGGRSILLTGDIQARVERRLARAWGDALASDVLVAGHHGSATSTHPAFLDTVAPGLVLFASGYANHFGFPVAEVRERVSARGIPALDTGLVGAIELRLGSDGTIEGPWTWRERTGRFWTHRADGYPNN; this is encoded by the coding sequence ATGACCCGGAGCACGACCGCTGCCGGTCTCGCATTCGCCTCCGGCGTCGCCGTTGTTTACCTGCTGCCCGGGCTGCCGCCGCTTGCCCCGATAGGACTCGTCATTGTCGCTTTCGGCCTCGCCGCGTGGCGCTGGCGCCTGCTGCGATTGCCCTTCTGGCTGATGCTCGGTGCGTTCTGGGCGCACTGGAATGCCTGCCTCCTGCTCTGCTCGCCCTTTCCGGATGCGCTGGCCCGCGCGCCGCTGGTCGTGGAAGGGCGCATCGCCTCGATCCCGACCGATTCCGGTCTTGCTCGGCGATTCCTGTTCGAGGTGGAGCGCGCCCGGCACGAGGGCGAGCACATCCCCTTCACCGGTCTGGTCCGACTCTCCTGGTACGACGACGCGCCGCCCTTGCGCGCCGGTGAGCAATGGCGCCTGCCCGTGAGGCTCAAGCCCCGGCACGGTTTCGCCAATCCGGGTACCTTCGACTTCGAGCGCTGGTTGTTCGAGCAGGGTGTGCAGGCGACGGGCAACCTGCGTCGGGGCGAGCCGCCGCAGCGGCTCGATGCGGGTGCCGGCCGCTATTGGCTCGACCGTCGGCGGCAGGGCCTGGCCGAGCATCTCGCCCGGGTCTTGGACGGCGCACCGGCCCTGCCGCTCGTACAGGCCCTGGTGATCGGCGATCGCTCGGGATTCGATCAAGACGACTGGGAGGTGATGACGCGCACCGGGACCAACCACCTGGTGGCCATCTCGGGGCTGCATGTCGGCTTGATCGCCGGTGCGGTCTTCTTTCTGGTGCGCTGGCTTTGGTCGCGCAGTGCGGGTCTCACGGCCGCGTTTGCCGCGCCGCGCGCGGCGGCGGTCGGCGGGATGATCGCCGCGCTCGGCTATGCGGGACTGGCGGGCTTCGCGGTTTCGACCCAACGCGCGCTCGTCATGATCGCCGTGGTCTTCGCTGCGCTCGTTTGGCAGCGGACGCTGCGGCCTTACCATGCGCTCGTATTGGCTCTGGTCGGGGTGCTGCTGGTGGATCCGGGGGCTGTCTTGTCGCCCGGTTTCTGGCTGTCGTTCGGTGCCGTGGCGGTGCTCTTGTTCAGCCTCGGGCACCGGCTGCCGAGCCGCGCTCTCTGGACACGCTGGGGTCGCGCCCAGTGGGCCGTCGGGATCGGTCTCTTGCCGCTCCTGTTCCTGCTCTTCGGACGGGCCTCGCTGATTGCGCCGCCGGTGAATCTGGTGGCCGTGCCGCTCTTCAGTCTGATCCTGCTGCCGCTGGTCTTGGTCACGAGTCTGCTGAGTCTGCTCCCCGGAGTCGGCGCGGTCTCCGCGTGGCCGTTGCAGTGGACGGCGCATCTGCTCGGGTGGTGTCTGGACGGGCTCGCCTGGATCGCGGCCTTGCCTTGGGCCGCGATGATGCTGCCCGAGCGTCCGCTCTGGGTTTGGCTGGCCGCGGGCGCCGGGGCAGCGCTGATGCTCGCGCCGCGCGGGCTGCCGGGGCGCTGGCTGGGTCTGCTGCTCGTTGTTCCGATGTTCGCCCTGCGCACGCCGCACCCGGGCGACGGCGAGGCTTGGTTCACCCTGCTGGACGTCGGCCTTGGTCTGTCCGCCGTGGTGCGCACTCGCGAGGGCACGCTCCTCTACGATACCGGTCCGGGGTTTCCGAGCGGTTTCGATACGGGCAGCGCGGTGGTTGCGCCCTTTCTGGCGGCTCAAGGGGTGCGTCGGATCGAGCGCCTGGTCGTCAGCCATGCCGACCGCGATCACGCCGGTGGTCTGGCCGGTTTGGCCAAACGCATCCCGATCGATCGGATCGACAGCGGAGAGCCGGCGCGTCTAGGCGTGCCGGGCGTCGAGCCGTGCCGGGCCGGGGAGGGCTGGGACTGGTCCGGGGTGTCGTTTCGGTTCATCCACCCGCCCGATGCGGAATTCCGCGGCAACGACGCCTCCTGCGTGCTGCGTGTCGAGACCGGGGGGCGCTCGATCCTCCTCACCGGCGATATCCAGGCGAGGGTCGAGCGCCGCCTGGCCCGCGCATGGGGGGATGCGCTCGCGAGCGATGTCCTGGTCGCCGGTCACCACGGCAGCGCCACCTCGACGCATCCCGCGTTTTTGGACACGGTCGCGCCCGGACTGGTCCTCTTCGCCTCCGGCTACGCCAACCATTTCGGCTTTCCCGTCGCCGAGGTGCGCGAGCGGGTCTCCGCACGCGGCATCCCCGCGCTCGACACCGGTCTTGTCGGCGCGATCGAGCTGCGGCTCGGATCGGACGGCACCATCGAGGGCCCCTGGACCTGGCGCGAGCGCACCGGCCGATTTTGGACCCATCGCGCGGACGGATACCCGAACAACTGA
- a CDS encoding adenosine kinase, whose product MAKYQVYGIGNALVDMEYEVDAADLGILGIDKGVMTLVDEVQQTAIMSHLKHHQPRRGSGGSAANSVIALSQLGGKAFYSCKVADDELGHFYMDDLVRGGVDTNNHTRKDEGHTGRCVVLVTPDSDRTMCTFLGVSGALSADELVEDALRDSEWFYTEGYLVTSDAAREASILAKGIADAAGVKTAISLSDPNMVKFFKAGLLEMIGSGVDLLFANAFEAMGMAGSDDLGVAVDYLKSISRTFAITCGPDGALVWDGESLIEIAPIKVKAVDTVGAGDMFAGAFLYGLGQGWDYARAGNLASAASAKLVTSLGPRISAHETQAILKGFDS is encoded by the coding sequence ATGGCGAAATATCAGGTCTACGGCATCGGCAACGCGCTGGTGGATATGGAATACGAGGTGGATGCGGCGGATCTCGGCATCCTGGGGATCGACAAGGGTGTCATGACCCTGGTCGACGAGGTGCAGCAAACGGCGATCATGTCGCATCTCAAGCACCACCAACCCCGGCGCGGTTCCGGCGGCTCGGCTGCGAACTCGGTCATCGCGCTCAGCCAGCTCGGCGGCAAGGCCTTCTACTCCTGCAAGGTGGCCGATGACGAGCTGGGTCATTTCTACATGGACGATCTGGTCCGGGGCGGTGTCGACACCAACAACCACACCCGCAAGGACGAAGGCCACACCGGGCGCTGCGTCGTCCTGGTGACGCCGGACAGCGATCGCACCATGTGTACCTTCCTGGGGGTGAGCGGTGCCCTGTCCGCCGACGAGCTGGTCGAGGACGCGCTGCGCGATTCGGAGTGGTTCTACACGGAGGGCTATCTGGTGACCTCGGATGCCGCTCGGGAGGCGTCTATCCTCGCGAAGGGGATCGCCGACGCGGCGGGGGTGAAGACCGCGATCTCGCTGTCGGATCCGAACATGGTGAAGTTCTTCAAGGCAGGCTTGCTCGAGATGATCGGCTCCGGGGTGGATCTGCTGTTCGCCAACGCGTTCGAGGCGATGGGCATGGCCGGCAGCGACGACCTCGGTGTTGCGGTGGACTATCTCAAGAGCATCAGTCGGACCTTCGCCATTACGTGCGGGCCGGACGGTGCCTTGGTCTGGGACGGCGAGAGCCTGATCGAGATCGCGCCGATCAAGGTCAAGGCCGTGGATACGGTCGGTGCGGGGGATATGTTCGCGGGCGCCTTCCTGTACGGCCTTGGGCAAGGCTGGGATTACGCGCGGGCAGGCAATCTCGCCTCGGCGGCCTCGGCAAAGCTGGTGACCAGTCTCGGCCCGCGGATCTCAGCCCACGAGACACAGGCGATCCTGAAGGGGTTCGACAGCTGA
- the tsaB gene encoding tRNA (adenosine(37)-N6)-threonylcarbamoyltransferase complex dimerization subunit type 1 TsaB encodes MTTLLAIDTSGDACSAALLSGERIEQVLETAPRRHGELILGMMQQVLENAGTRLDALDAIAFARGPGSFTGVRIAVAVAQGAAFGAGLPLVPVSTLAAIAQGAFRRSGERRLLVALDARMGEVYWGCFEIDERGLAVARCEERVCSPEAVKAPDGDGWCGVGPGWSVYGAELAARTRAVVNADAGEAICEARDLAVLGAAELAAGHGVPPELAAPVYLRDRVTRVG; translated from the coding sequence ATGACGACTCTCCTCGCGATCGATACCTCGGGCGACGCCTGCTCGGCGGCCCTGCTCTCGGGCGAACGCATCGAGCAAGTGCTCGAGACCGCTCCGCGTCGACACGGCGAATTGATCCTGGGCATGATGCAGCAGGTGCTGGAGAATGCCGGGACGCGTCTGGACGCACTGGACGCGATCGCCTTCGCACGCGGCCCCGGATCCTTCACGGGTGTGCGGATCGCGGTCGCCGTCGCGCAAGGGGCCGCGTTCGGCGCCGGGTTGCCGCTCGTGCCGGTCTCGACCCTGGCCGCGATCGCGCAGGGAGCGTTTCGCCGCAGCGGCGAACGGCGTCTCCTGGTGGCACTGGATGCGCGGATGGGCGAGGTCTACTGGGGGTGTTTCGAGATCGACGAGCGCGGCTTGGCCGTGGCACGCTGCGAGGAGCGGGTGTGCTCGCCGGAGGCGGTCAAGGCACCGGACGGCGATGGATGGTGCGGTGTCGGGCCGGGCTGGTCCGTCTACGGCGCCGAGCTTGCCGCGCGAACCCGTGCGGTTGTCAACGCCGATGCGGGCGAGGCGATCTGCGAGGCTCGGGATCTGGCCGTGCTCGGCGCCGCCGAGCTTGCCGCGGGGCATGGGGTGCCGCCCGAGCTGGCGGCACCCGTCTATCTGCGGGATCGCGTTACACGGGTCGGCTGA
- a CDS encoding MOFRL family protein, which produces MPGDDPGVIGSGLLVPEVGLAEGIAALDLPTWLSEWVERGLEERGALPTRGPEITLVATLETAKSAAADAGRRAGFAVRVDAHPVEGDAALAGRRLARALLAGPPGISIAGGETTLRLPDAPGRGGRNQHLALAAAIELAGHADAALLSAGTDGTDGPTDDAGALVDGATLERIRDAGLDAAQGLERADSGTLLEASGDLIRTGPTGTNVTDLILGWRG; this is translated from the coding sequence GTGCCGGGCGACGATCCGGGCGTCATCGGCTCCGGGCTGCTGGTTCCCGAGGTCGGTTTGGCCGAGGGTATTGCGGCGCTCGATCTGCCGACTTGGCTCTCGGAGTGGGTCGAGCGCGGGTTGGAGGAGCGGGGGGCGTTGCCGACACGCGGTCCGGAGATCACGTTGGTCGCGACCTTGGAAACCGCCAAGTCCGCCGCGGCCGATGCGGGGCGCCGTGCGGGTTTCGCGGTTCGGGTCGACGCGCATCCGGTCGAGGGCGATGCAGCGCTCGCCGGGCGACGCCTGGCGCGTGCCTTGCTCGCCGGCCCTCCGGGCATTTCGATTGCGGGCGGCGAGACGACGCTGCGTCTGCCGGATGCGCCCGGGCGGGGCGGTCGCAATCAACATCTTGCTTTGGCCGCGGCGATCGAGCTTGCCGGCCATGCCGATGCCGCGTTGCTGAGCGCGGGGACCGACGGCACCGACGGTCCCACCGACGATGCCGGGGCCTTGGTCGACGGTGCCACGCTGGAGCGGATTCGAGACGCCGGACTCGACGCGGCCCAGGGGCTGGAACGTGCCGATTCGGGCACGCTGCTCGAGGCGAGCGGCGACCTGATCCGCACCGGACCGACGGGGACCAATGTGACGGATCTGATCCTGGGGTGGCGCGGATGA
- a CDS encoding ferritin-like domain-containing protein, which translates to MTQVQGNLFDVAVACLGEPDPARKQAATQAAAEHWRAGCLDADASGADPVRDLPGRPARPELVPPRALKARKLTSREGRAAMIHAVAHIELNAINLAWDAVQRFRAMPADFYADWVQVAAEEAEHFGLMRSRLRDLGYDYGDFPAHDGLWEMARATAHDPLVRMALVPRVLEARGLDVTPGMIARFEAAGDPETAACLGVILREEVGHVAVGSRWFKRLCEERGLDPGPLYFDLLREYMRAEIRCPLNLPARREAGFDEVELERLQALCRAGEGGRVG; encoded by the coding sequence ATGACGCAGGTGCAGGGCAACCTCTTCGATGTCGCAGTCGCCTGTCTCGGCGAGCCGGATCCGGCGCGTAAGCAGGCCGCGACGCAGGCGGCGGCCGAGCACTGGCGCGCCGGGTGCCTGGATGCGGATGCGTCGGGCGCAGACCCGGTTCGGGATCTGCCCGGGCGTCCGGCGCGGCCCGAGCTGGTTCCCCCGCGTGCGCTCAAGGCGCGCAAGCTCACGAGCCGCGAGGGCCGTGCGGCCATGATCCACGCGGTCGCCCACATCGAGCTCAACGCCATCAACCTCGCTTGGGACGCGGTACAGCGCTTTCGCGCGATGCCGGCGGATTTCTACGCCGACTGGGTCCAGGTCGCGGCCGAGGAGGCGGAGCATTTCGGCCTGATGCGCAGCCGACTGCGGGATCTCGGCTACGACTACGGCGATTTCCCCGCCCATGACGGCCTCTGGGAGATGGCGCGCGCGACCGCCCACGATCCGCTCGTGCGCATGGCCCTGGTTCCGCGCGTCCTGGAGGCGCGCGGGCTGGACGTGACGCCCGGGATGATCGCGCGCTTCGAGGCGGCGGGCGACCCGGAAACGGCGGCCTGCCTGGGCGTCATCCTGCGCGAGGAGGTCGGCCACGTGGCTGTCGGCTCGCGTTGGTTCAAGCGGCTGTGCGAGGAGCGCGGCCTCGACCCCGGGCCGCTCTATTTCGATCTGCTGCGCGAGTACATGCGCGCCGAGATCCGCTGCCCGCTCAACCTCCCGGCCCGACGCGAGGCCGGCTTCGACGAGGTCGAGCTGGAGCGTCTGCAGGCGCTCTGTCGGGCGGGGGAGGGCGGACGAGTCGGCTGA
- a CDS encoding bifunctional alpha/beta hydrolase/OsmC family protein → MARIKLEFPNPEGHALVGLLETPPDRVPTARYALFAHCFTCSKDIAAATRISRALAARGIAVLRFDFTGLGNSDGDFANTNFSSNVADLLAAARKLEADYEAPALLIGHSLGGAAVLAAVHALPSVEAVVTIASPATASHVQHLLSGARGQLEETGEAEVQIGQRRFRIRKQLLDDLDQYASADHIRHLNRALLVFHSPLDTIVSIGEAGKIFQAARHPKSFISLDKADHMLGNREDAEYVAETLVAWASRYLGLGKHGFEQSIGTAPRVAEKEVLVTELDTRFQRGLYTHRHQWLADEPKSVGGSDLGPTPYALLLMSLGACISMTVRTYARHQGLALDDVEVRLSQERVHGTDCRSGEHEGEDEGKLERVEVHLNILGALTPEERTRLLEIAARSPVYRTLAASTNVQMRFEEEPPGT, encoded by the coding sequence ATGGCACGTATCAAGCTCGAATTTCCCAATCCCGAGGGGCACGCCTTGGTCGGCCTGCTCGAGACCCCTCCGGATCGCGTGCCGACGGCCCGTTACGCCCTTTTCGCGCACTGCTTTACCTGCAGCAAAGACATCGCCGCGGCGACCCGCATCAGTCGGGCCTTGGCTGCGCGCGGGATCGCCGTGCTGCGCTTCGACTTCACCGGACTCGGCAACAGCGACGGCGACTTCGCCAACACCAATTTCTCTTCCAACGTCGCCGACCTGCTCGCCGCGGCGCGCAAGCTGGAGGCGGATTACGAGGCCCCGGCGCTCCTGATCGGACACAGCCTGGGCGGTGCGGCGGTGCTGGCGGCGGTGCATGCGCTCCCGTCCGTCGAGGCGGTGGTGACCATCGCCTCCCCGGCGACTGCCTCGCATGTTCAACACCTCCTCAGCGGGGCACGCGGCCAGTTGGAGGAGACCGGCGAGGCCGAGGTGCAGATCGGGCAGCGGCGCTTCCGCATCCGCAAGCAGTTGCTCGACGACCTGGATCAATACGCCTCGGCGGACCACATCCGTCACCTCAACCGCGCCCTTCTGGTCTTCCATTCGCCGCTCGACACCATCGTGTCGATCGGGGAGGCCGGCAAGATCTTCCAAGCGGCGCGGCACCCCAAGAGCTTCATCTCGCTGGACAAGGCCGACCATATGCTCGGCAATCGCGAAGATGCCGAGTATGTCGCCGAGACGCTGGTCGCATGGGCGAGCCGCTATCTGGGGCTCGGCAAGCACGGTTTCGAGCAGAGCATCGGGACCGCACCGCGGGTAGCCGAGAAAGAGGTCCTGGTCACCGAGCTCGATACCCGTTTCCAGCGCGGCCTCTACACCCATCGCCATCAATGGCTCGCCGACGAGCCCAAGTCGGTCGGCGGCTCGGATCTGGGTCCCACACCCTACGCTCTGCTGCTGATGTCGCTCGGCGCCTGCATCTCCATGACCGTGCGGACCTACGCCAGGCATCAGGGGCTGGCGTTGGACGACGTCGAAGTCCGCCTGAGCCAAGAGCGGGTTCATGGCACGGACTGCCGCAGCGGTGAGCACGAGGGCGAGGACGAGGGCAAGCTCGAGCGCGTCGAGGTGCATCTGAACATCCTCGGCGCCCTCACGCCCGAAGAGCGCACCCGTCTACTCGAGATTGCCGCACGCAGCCCGGTTTATCGCACGCTGGCTGCTAGCACGAACGTGCAGATGCGTTTCGAGGAGGAGCCGCCGGGCACCTGA
- a CDS encoding TIGR00645 family protein, translating to MKRIEHILELVIFNSRWLLAPFYLGLVLAIALLLVKFIKEFIHFVPLVFTAEAGEVIIGLLSLIDVVMIANLVLIIVLAGYENFVSRIDTGDHEDRPNWMGHVGFAELKMKLIGSIVAISGIELLKAFMYVDRLTNEELAWKVGIHMTFVVSGLLFALMDRISADKASNRGDDH from the coding sequence ATGAAACGGATCGAACATATTCTGGAGTTGGTCATCTTCAACAGCCGCTGGCTGCTCGCGCCCTTCTATCTGGGCCTAGTCCTCGCCATCGCCCTGCTGCTGGTCAAGTTCATCAAGGAGTTCATCCACTTCGTCCCCCTGGTCTTCACCGCCGAGGCCGGCGAGGTGATTATCGGGCTGCTCTCCCTCATCGACGTGGTGATGATCGCCAACCTGGTGCTCATCATCGTGCTGGCCGGCTACGAGAACTTCGTCTCCCGAATCGATACCGGGGACCATGAGGATCGTCCCAACTGGATGGGCCATGTGGGCTTCGCCGAGCTGAAGATGAAGCTCATCGGCTCCATCGTCGCCATCTCGGGCATCGAGCTGCTCAAGGCATTCATGTACGTGGATCGCCTGACCAACGAGGAGCTGGCCTGGAAGGTCGGCATCCACATGACCTTCGTCGTCTCCGGGCTTTTGTTCGCGCTGATGGATCGGATCTCGGCGGACAAGGCGAGCAATCGCGGAGACGATCATTAG
- a CDS encoding glycosyltransferase family 39 protein: METTRGIDTPRQAWGLLLALIAAMTAWRLGVAALLPVTQDEAYYFDWARSLAWGYFDHPPGVALLGIGTWLAPGSALAARAGTLIASALTLLVLARFFRNCGLTAPRDLAVALVLVFATIPGFAGGVITTPDTVLGLAWALALHESERALAGQRRRWLSAGAAVGLGLLGKYTMVLIGPVLLLAILFSDPRALRTRWPYLGGLVALLVFAPNILWNQQNEWLTMRFQFGHGFSTEVGDLPVGAPGAIAHVGPQSIGERLGSLSGYLGTQLAFWGLIAIPLLLAPFINRARRNKPSQEMAGALVGHAKPLLWAATLFPLGFFALVATGSEVEPNWPAVYLMSAAPLAALLLRNLRPWVIAAALGNLLLLSFYAFHAATAALPLGDSQNRVLRETHGFRELAEIVGRLEEPVYADRYQTTAMLRFYAPDLDTTTQWPGLTRPSEYLRGRIAPRLDPESVDSPFWLVSGFGAPPAIAGFRADTHRRLFDCAGQPLSKAAEAPCARPLHTWNLYRYLPEG; this comes from the coding sequence ATGGAAACGACCCGAGGCATCGATACACCCCGTCAGGCGTGGGGCCTCTTGCTCGCCCTGATCGCGGCCATGACCGCCTGGCGGCTGGGCGTCGCCGCGCTCCTGCCGGTCACGCAGGACGAGGCCTATTACTTCGACTGGGCCCGCAGCCTCGCCTGGGGCTATTTCGATCATCCGCCGGGTGTAGCACTGCTCGGCATCGGCACCTGGCTCGCCCCGGGGTCCGCGCTCGCCGCGCGTGCGGGGACACTGATCGCCAGTGCACTGACGCTGCTTGTCCTCGCACGCTTCTTCCGCAACTGCGGACTCACGGCGCCGCGCGATCTGGCCGTGGCGCTGGTGCTGGTCTTCGCGACCATCCCCGGATTCGCCGGCGGCGTCATCACCACGCCCGACACGGTGCTGGGCCTGGCCTGGGCGCTGGCCCTGCACGAGAGCGAGCGCGCGCTTGCCGGCCAGCGTCGACGTTGGCTCAGCGCCGGTGCAGCGGTCGGTCTCGGTCTGCTGGGGAAATACACCATGGTCCTGATCGGGCCGGTGCTGCTCTTGGCCATCCTCTTCAGCGACCCGCGCGCGCTGCGCACGCGCTGGCCTTACCTCGGCGGACTCGTCGCGCTCCTGGTCTTCGCGCCGAACATCCTCTGGAACCAGCAGAACGAGTGGCTGACCATGCGCTTTCAGTTCGGCCACGGCTTCTCGACCGAGGTCGGCGACCTGCCGGTCGGCGCCCCCGGCGCCATCGCGCACGTCGGCCCCCAATCGATCGGCGAGCGACTGGGCAGTCTCTCGGGTTATCTCGGCACCCAGCTCGCGTTTTGGGGACTGATCGCCATTCCCCTACTCCTTGCGCCTTTCATCAACCGGGCGCGACGTAACAAGCCGAGCCAGGAGATGGCCGGGGCACTCGTCGGCCACGCCAAACCTCTGCTGTGGGCCGCAACCCTTTTCCCCTTAGGCTTCTTCGCCCTGGTCGCGACCGGCAGCGAGGTGGAGCCGAATTGGCCGGCCGTCTATCTCATGTCCGCGGCGCCCTTGGCGGCGTTGCTGCTGCGCAATCTGCGTCCCTGGGTCATCGCGGCCGCTCTGGGCAATCTGCTGCTTCTGAGTTTCTACGCGTTCCATGCGGCGACCGCAGCACTGCCGCTCGGAGACAGTCAGAATCGCGTCCTGCGCGAGACCCATGGATTCCGAGAGTTGGCCGAGATCGTCGGCAGGCTCGAGGAGCCCGTCTATGCCGACCGGTATCAAACCACGGCGATGCTGCGTTTTTACGCGCCGGACTTGGACACCACGACCCAATGGCCCGGCCTGACCCGACCCTCCGAGTATCTGCGCGGCCGGATCGCACCGCGACTGGATCCGGAGTCCGTCGATTCGCCCTTCTGGCTCGTCTCCGGATTCGGCGCACCGCCGGCTATCGCGGGTTTTCGCGCGGATACCCACCGTAGGCTCTTCGATTGCGCCGGGCAGCCGCTGAGCAAAGCCGCGGAGGCGCCCTGCGCGCGTCCGCTGCACACCTGGAATCTGTATCGGTACCTTCCGGAGGGGTGA
- a CDS encoding glycosyltransferase family 2 protein — protein sequence MANRISDQPMPQHNCRPPELAVIVPTYQEADMVDEVVRRVDAVLQGIDWELVFVDDDSPDGTSDRVRAIARQDSRVRLVQRIGRRGLSSACIEGMMSSAAPFLAVMDGDLQHDETLLPRMLEVIKADNLDIVVGSRYVSGGGMGDWNARRQSMSRFATRIGQYLIHADLQDPMSGFFLVRASVVQGCVRRLSGVGFKILLDIFAEAEHPLRFRELPFTFRAREAGSSKLDNAVLWEYLLMLTQKLIGPVIPVRFIAFSAIGGLGVFVHMAVLWPMLTLLGTGAFLISQAAATLVAMTSNFFLNNILTYRDMRLRGRQLIWGWLSFVAACSVGALANVGIANYLFQGGHSGWFLSALAGILVGAVWNYAVTAVYTWKRPRAVRD from the coding sequence ATGGCCAACAGGATCTCCGATCAGCCGATGCCCCAGCACAACTGCCGTCCACCCGAGTTGGCCGTTATCGTCCCGACCTATCAAGAAGCGGACATGGTGGACGAGGTCGTCCGCCGGGTCGATGCGGTGCTGCAGGGGATCGACTGGGAGCTGGTTTTCGTCGACGACGACTCGCCCGACGGGACCTCGGACCGAGTCCGCGCGATCGCACGACAGGATTCGCGTGTCAGGCTGGTGCAGCGTATCGGCCGACGCGGGCTGTCGTCGGCCTGTATCGAAGGCATGATGTCGAGCGCGGCGCCCTTTCTGGCGGTGATGGACGGTGACCTCCAACACGACGAGACCCTCTTGCCCCGGATGCTCGAGGTCATCAAGGCGGACAACCTGGACATCGTGGTCGGCAGCCGCTACGTCTCCGGCGGGGGCATGGGGGACTGGAATGCCCGTCGGCAATCCATGAGCCGGTTTGCGACCCGGATCGGCCAGTACCTGATCCATGCGGATCTGCAGGACCCGATGAGCGGGTTCTTTCTGGTGCGTGCGTCGGTCGTCCAGGGGTGCGTGCGGCGACTCAGCGGGGTCGGTTTCAAGATCTTGCTCGACATCTTCGCCGAAGCCGAACATCCCCTGCGCTTTCGCGAGCTGCCGTTTACCTTCCGCGCGCGCGAGGCCGGCAGCAGCAAGCTCGACAACGCGGTCCTCTGGGAATATCTGCTGATGCTGACCCAGAAGCTGATCGGCCCGGTCATCCCGGTGCGCTTCATCGCCTTCTCGGCCATCGGCGGGCTCGGTGTCTTCGTGCACATGGCCGTGCTCTGGCCCATGTTGACCCTGCTCGGGACAGGCGCCTTCCTGATCAGTCAGGCCGCCGCGACGCTGGTCGCCATGACCAGCAACTTCTTTTTGAACAACATCCTGACCTACCGCGACATGCGTTTGCGCGGCCGGCAGCTGATCTGGGGCTGGCTCTCCTTCGTCGCCGCCTGCAGCGTCGGCGCCCTGGCCAACGTCGGCATCGCCAACTATCTCTTCCAAGGCGGCCACTCCGGCTGGTTCCTCTCGGCGCTCGCCGGGATCCTGGTCGGTGCGGTTTGGAACTATGCGGTGACGGCTGTCTATACCTGGAAGAGGCCGCGGGCCGTCAGGGATTGA